TACTGCGTTACATTTGGTTGCATTCATCGCGCTactattatgtattattttatgctTTCATGATCCGTTAAGAGGCGGTTGGTACAGGGCCCAGGTCTGCTGGCGCTCTGTTATCCTAACGCTGCCACGCCTCCACATGAAGCTACAGCAAGACGTTCACGTTATGGCTTTCAAATCGCGCTAGCAGctaatatttacaaattaattgAAGCAGTAAGTGTGTCTATTGTGTTAATAATGCTAAGTTAAATAGCCTACACACCCAGTAGTATATCATGCTTCAAAACTACCACTACTCCCGTTTTCTGTTGTAATGTAAATATTCAAGCTAACGGTCTGCGTTTAACTAATCATGATTTTTGTAGCctgatggagagagacagaaatgtaGGGACCAAATTATGCACATGAAAAAAGAATGCTTTTATTTCATGTGGATATAATATAACTGATGTAATATTTCAACCCCAGATTGTCTTCCTCAGGTCAAAGTGAAGTAAACACACCTGTATTTAATAGTCTAATTAATTCATGATTAAACATCACAGTATTATCTCCTAATTAGACTAAATGAGTCATCTGATATGAgacattttcatatttgctgatttatttgccaaattataaatataatataggaGACAACAAGCAAATAACATCATTGAAAAAAATCTTTACTTATTGGTGTACTTAATAGTACTAGTAgactataatattaatatattttctgATCACACTTGTAATATTGTCTGGTGTATATGTGAAAGGTTATCTAATCAGGAAATGATGACTTGTcattttattacaaataaataggTGTATGTTCACTTTTTGAACTTTACCTGAGGAAGacaatctgcaaaaaaaaaaaaaatttcaaccACAAAGtaacttttacttgagtacagtTTTTGGCTACTCTACCCACCACTGTCCTTATTCCAACCGTTATATCTGTTTTTTCCTCATTGTAAAGGTTGCTTTTCTCAGGCTTGGTTATAGAGCACTATCCAAATGACTTGCATGCATCTGCTAAGTATCTAAGTGAATATGTTTGACAGCCAATGTGTTTTCTTGTGTTCTTCCACCTGGACTGGGAGACATCAGGTTTTAATGTGTAGAGATATTTTAGCACAAGGCGTTCTCTTCCCTGCAAAGGCAGAACCAGACAAGTAGTATCTACAGaaatatttgttgtattttgctCTGAAATTTGAATGTGTGCGTTTCCTCCAGTCGCTGCTCAGAAGTCCCGAGGTGATCAGCttcttgcagcagcagcagcagctccttgCCACACAGAGCCGCAGCCaatcacaacaacagcagcagttcCAGGGCTGTTGACGCCGGCCGGTCAGTGTTTTACCTTAGTATTTGTGATGTATAGAGAGCACTGAAGAAACACTGGCATATCATGCGTTAATGGATAGTAAccgtacactgtaaaaaatgaatTTCCCCAGCCAGACAGCCATGCCGATTAAAGAATAACATGGTAATCAAGGGACGTTTTTAAGGCGTAGTGAGACTGGTTGACTAAACTAGGGCTACGTTCACATTACAGGCAAATGTGGCCCAaatccgattttttttttcacactgatGTTAGATATGGGTCACTTCAAACATGAATGTCTAGGCAATGAATGTAGCCCAAGTGAACTGATCTAAATCCCTTAAAAGGCGTGAATTTCTGACCATGTCTGGTGCTATTTTTTCACGTTTACTTGTTGTGAATTTACTATTTAGTTCCCATTCTTTGTGTTAGTCACTTTCTTCATGcgacaagtaagggataatgtactatacattacacggctttgttgaatactcaattctgattggtcaatcacggcgttctacggtctgttatttcttcatagcattcttaagtaagtagccatgtaataagtgggataatgtacagcgagcaggtcattgttgtgaaataaatccccttcagggcgatgcaagacccgtctttatttcacaacaatgacctgctcgctgtacattatcccacttattacatggctacttacttaaagaatgctataaagaaataacaggccatagaacgccgtgattgaccaatcagaattgagtattcaacaaagccgtgtaataataatgaaggcATTGGTTTATAATTGTCTAGTCAAAGTTATTCAGATGTTTAAGCCTCTGTCATGAGTTTCTTTGTGTCTCCTATGTGATACTTTAGTTTGTTTTCTCAATGAATTATTCACTTTGTTTGCCTCTTTTGAACATGAACTTGTTGTTATATGTGACAATCAATTGTGTATTGCATGTCTGGAGTGTCTTTTTTTAGTCACGTGGGGCTTTTCAGGACTTGTTTTTAACACAAGATTTTATATCCCTGTTTATCTGAAGCTGTTGCACAAACAGTTAATCCTAACTGTATACAAAAAGGAACCCAAATCAAGTTTGGTGGGATTAATATTGGTCATGCTAACTGTACTGTACGTTGttcctgtgtgtttatgttgaagTGTATATCCTGCTGTGAATATGAGTAAAATTATGACGCTTATAATTGCAGTGATAGTGATGCTTTGTTCTTTAACATAAGAaaaataactgtatatatattcaaatgttgtaaaatgtggatacttaaagaaaaaaaacaactttaatggAACCAGTAAAAAGCAAAAAGTACATGAAGTCAAGTAAGTCAACACAtggaaatacagtaaatacaacCGTAATAACATTTACAGCACGTATAACACACGCCTTTGAGTACCTACAAATTTATCCCATTTTTATGGAGTGCAGTTAATGTCCCAATgaaaatagagtgctgcaggaatgagtcctaaaactcagaaataagttaacattttagcacttccggttccctcgtcacaaagtcaatgggtttttggttagaagcctgaaataaggtctgtggttaacacaagcttaagagatttcaatgttttgttctacgatataaaataaattaaatacccAATTAGTAGCTTTTAcgtgtcctaaaaaagacaGTGGCTAATAGGAGTACTAAACGTCCTTCTGTATACTCATGCTCGAGAGCtgggtgtagtttgtttatagcctaccgttagctttttacttccagtgattgcatttactcttcaaaaatcataatccGTGCAATTCTACcttcctggttgacctacaaaaatacatcatccctgcagcattCTATAGAGAGAGACGATAAATACTTAATCAGTCTTACTGAAATTAAGGACAATCATTTAACTACATGAGCTGTAATTGAATTTCAGTTTTATGTGACAACGCTGTGGGTAAGGGATACTTTTGGTAATTTTGTTTGAGATGTAAAGACAAGGCCCGTAGGACAGAAAACCTGGACATAATCAGAATATACAGAATCTACGACTACCTGTATGAAGGGCCAACAGCACAGACGTGTGTCCATGTTATGATACTGAAGAAATGGGGTTGTGCGGGGAGCCCATCTGTGTGAGGACCTTGTCCAGCCACTGCAGGGGCCCGTGCAGGTGTACCTCGATCCAGCAGGGGGTGCTGGTCACATCTTGACGGTGGTATTCAGCACCCCAGCCCTGAGGGGAACACAACCATAAATATCTCAGCTGTGCATGTTGACAGTTCAGTTAACTATTAAAGTTAATGGGTGCTAAGTGAACCTCGTGTGTATTAGGATCTGACATGCTCAACAGCACATCAATTCCAAAATAACAGCAAATTAAGTTACGGTGATAAACTTTGAGTGGATATCCAACCCTTCTTATTTTAGCCACGTAGGTATCAAGCAGAACCGTGGGCCAAAGGATGATCGCCAACTGCATTTCTGTGGCTACATGTTGCCTATTCACAAttgtgtcattttaaaaaagaaagctcAGTACCTTAACAAAGCTCATGCGGATGGTACACATCTTAGTGAGCTCATAGACGACCTCAAATCCGTGGTTAACAGACTGGGCGAGGAGCTGGGCGAACAGCTGGTTGTTGAAGATCTTGAGGCTGCAGCCGCTGGGGATCTTACACACGGTGGTGGCGTGGAAGCCGTGCTGGAAATTACAGTTGCGGCTCTGGACGAAGATGCTGCTGTCGCTCAGACACTCCGCGTACACCTCGCCGCCCACATAGTACAGGTGTAAACCTGAGAGGAATggaggagaaaatcaaatagTCTTAAATGACAGAGTCAAAACCAAGTGAATTAACAACTTTTAAGTGTTTTGCTAAAAACAAACCCCAGTCCTTTTACTGTGCTGCAAACACTTAAAATGTCACAGCATGTCAAAGAGCATAAAACCTGCTTTTATCCAAGAAAACATGTAATCAGAGATATGCATATTCAGTCACTTCATTGTATACAAACTGCTGTGTTTTTCTCGTATTCTGCCGAAGGAAAACCACAAATGGCATCTATGCTTGTAAATGAGGAATGTCTGAGTAGTGTCCGTAGTGTCTGTGAGTTGGGGACTAACTTCCCTCAACCCTTTTTGTCATCCCTATCATTCAAAACCACAGAGTGGGCGCAGTTTACTTGAAGTCTGTCCAACAAAGGCGGCTTTCTAAACTCTTTTaccatgagaaaaaaaaacaacatttggcCTGAAGCTGAGTGTAAGTGATGTGatttctacaaaaaaaacacacatctttAGAAAAATGTTGGATGTGGATTCATTTTTGCAAACAAACCTTCCCCTCAGTTAGGAATGCACCGATTGTATActgaaattttaattcctgttcaaGTTTTCACCAATTTGTTGCAGCATttataagttgttttttttaacaagttgctgatgtacgatttattattttaataataaataacaattcagtaaatttatatctacgtattttgttttacaaagttaaaaaagcaatgtttaagttaagcctgatgttgccttacaaataaaagaatgattccagtcacctccacagtgaggcatacagcttattaattaaacaccggtatcggaactgaaaaagttggatcggtgcatccttatcCTCAGTTCTTGATTTCACCCAATGTATGATGGGCACAGTGCATATGAAATCCATTTAGAAATTATTCAAAAGGCTGTGTTCTTatggatcattattttatgtgtaaggcaacatcaggcttgacttaaacataactttaactttgtaaaacaaaatgtaacaaacaaatacataaatttactgaattgttattcattattaaaataataaattgtacaccagcaacttggtaaaaaaatcctCCAAATTtaaaggaattacaattcaagtataaactttttcaatacagcaacaaattggtcaaaacttaaacaggaattcaataGTTAAATAATTCACGATACcggatccagctatttgagtcagtatcggtccgatatccgatccagtattggtgcatccctagttcggATATGAATTATCTGCATGAGTGGTTCCAGCCTACCTTTGCCTATGTGCCTGCGCGTGTGTTCGATGGTGGAGTTGCGGTTGACATTGGACAGCAGGCCGAGGCAGAAGCGGTTCTTGTTGTTGGATGGGTCTGTGAAGCCGTCCACCAGGACACTGCGGGACGACGCATGGAAAGTCTCCCCCACCCGGTTGTTGAGCTCGTAGTAAGCTACTGAACACCAGTACTCTGGTTCTTCGTAACATACGGGCCGTAAATCTAAACAGGAACACAAGGAAGGGTTGACTTAGAGGTGGGCGTTAAGGATAAAATATGCTATTCAAAAAATTGTAATgcaagaaattcttagtcaactaacactcaatctacagatctgtaaaactgaggttctccacaaagaatcacacaaaagcaccactttaaatcttgcgTTTACCAGAAAtttgctcataagtttcttggaaaattagtcattcagcatgaaaagcataaaaaaacaactaatggaATAGACTAtgaacaaaacaactttttagttgactaattgactaagagtGGGCAGCCATAATTACCTGCAGTGGTAAAAATACAACTAGAGGTATAAGTGCCTCAGTATAAACAGTATAACAACATCGCTGTCTGACACATATCTATCATCTCATGGTGTAGTAACTAAAGACTTAAAGTCGCTACTGGCTGCTAATTAGTCTGTATTGTTCAGAGGTGTGCTCCGaaacaaacaatatacaaaGTTCTAATACTTTATATCATGGCGTATATATTTACCAATAATGTTCATCCATGTCCGTCGCTTCTAATAAATTTTAATCCCTAAATTAAGACTTAAACAGCACACAATGTCGTCTGAAGCagtcaaaaactgtttgctccTTCCAATCAGCAGCACCTGAGGTAGCTGGCATGTGGCCTGCATTACCTCCTAGAGGCCAGCCTCTGTCTACATCATACACCCCCCTAGTGCTTGGAGGCATATTACACCTAACACAAATAAAAGACAGGGCTCCTACAAATGGTATTTATAACTTGGTACTTAATATgcataaatactagggctgtcaatcaattaaaatatttaaatcgctattaattgcatgattttccatagttaatcatgattaatcgcacattttttatctgttcaaaatgtacattaaaagggagatttgtcaagtatatacatagtatatattatactatattattggaatcaattaacaacacagaacaatgacaaatattgtccagaaaccctcacaggtactgcatttagcataaaaatatgctcaaatcataacatggcaaacacaagcccaacaggcaacaacagatgtcagtgtgtcagtgtgctgacttgactatgacttgccccaaactgcatgtgattatcataaagtgggcatgtctgtaaaggggagacttgtgggtacccatagaacccattttcattcacatatcttaaggtcagagttctagctttaagactgagcccattataacctaaaaatagctaagttgcgttaatgcgttaaagaaattggtggcgttaaaactaatttgcgttaatgcgttattatcacgttaactttgacagccctaataaattcTACTTTATTTATATGCACTTCTATTTCCTGCATATCTCCTGTTGTGTGAACTTAAGTTACCTCTGTGCGGAGCAGAAAATATGAGTTTGACGGTTTCTGTGGAGTTGCTGGGCTTCACATCGTCTTTAGGGCTCGTCTCCATCATGCTGTACGGAGGCGGGGGAGTCTCTGCTGGAAAAGCACGTAATCAAATCACAGGATGGGAAAAGTAGTTGATGTGAACTCATCAGATACTAGAGGTCATGGATAAAGTCAGAAACCTGCTGGCGTGACAGGTGCTTTTCACATAGACTTACACTTAAAAGCTTGTTGTTTTGATTCCTACCTGTGATGTGATACGGACTGCCAGGCTCTGCAGAGCTGTTGGGGGAGGTGGGGTAACTCTGTGAGGTGGGAGACTGGACgagggaggaagaaggggaggaggtgaaggaggagcaGGGCAGCGCGGGGAAGGAGTCCGGGTAGGTGGCGTTCTGTGGCATCAGAGGCTCGTTGTGGAGGGAGGCGTTCCTGAACTTCGCCAGTAAACTGTGTTGAGGGTTGAACTCGCTATGGCGTGGGACCAGAACCGGTGGCAGCActgagaggagacgagagaaaaggaaagagaaaggtAGCGAGGGAGccgacagagacaaagagactcAGAGCAAGACCAGATGCTGTTATAAGAGATCATATTACTGCAAATCCTTTTGGCTCGGGAACACTGTATCAGATCAAATGTCCCGTCTGTTTGGGAACCCACAAAAGATTTACtgtaagggctgtcaaagttaacacaataataacacgttaacgcaaatttgttttaaagccactaatttctttaacacacaggttgtagcaggctcagttttaaagctagcgtgaagatgctggcatcatatgaaactagaaaaaccatgtcatattagcttgttgggaaggaggttaaataacgctccaaatttaggcttaattttgtcaaggaaaaaatggcacggccattttcaaaggggtccctttaccACTTAGCTCaacttaaggtacattttaaactgagaaaaaaatgtgtgattaattgcgattaactatggagaatcatgcgattaatcataaattaaatatttgaatcgattgacagccctcagTAAAACTCAACAAtgaccttattttttttttttacagcaaatTTAGAAGATGTTCTCTGATATAATGTGTGTACCTGGAGTCTCCACGCGCCTGTAGTGGTAAGGGTTGACGCAGATGTCTTTCTGCTTGGAGCCGAAAGCAAACTCGCAGCACTCCAGGGCTTTCAGCTCGTGGTGGGACTGCAGGTCAGGCCAGCGCCATACCCTGCAGTAGATGACATGGGGCAGTCCCTTCCTGTGGGACACCTGCAACCTCCCGTCCAGCGACCGAGGAATCGTCACGCACTTGCCTGAAGGATTCAAATGAAAACAGCACGGAcctcaatacattttgaaagagaCCTGCAGATTGTGTTGCGTTTAAACTTCTCATGTTTGAAGCCTTGATCTTTTGTTACCATGGTGATTAGACAGAAATTAGCACTTTGCActgtgtcttttcttttcttgagTATGAAAAGTAGGCAGCTAATACCTCTCATGCACTTTTAAAATGGAAGTCTGCAAAGTGCAAGAAGATCATCAGCAGCTTCGGAGTCCAACAGACACTCTGCTGTACTTTTggatttatatactgtatgttctgtaTAATCTGATGGTGCTGCATTGTAAATCACAATACatgagatttttttaaatcatattttaaacataaatgaTAATCAGACTAGTATAATTTCACTTTTCAGGCTTTTAGTAATATGATTTCTTTCCATAGCAGCTCATAATAGTGTGAAACATGTGACCTCACAGGTATGAAACATCCAAAAATGACATTATCTTGTGTTTTGTCCTCTTTCCTATCCTGTAAATCGTCTTAAGGCCCCTTGTgtttttatcttgtgacccCCTGGACTAGACTCctactgaatgaatgaaactgTAATACTTACTGGGCTGTCCAGGGCAGCTGAGGGCTCTCTCCAACTCCTCCATGgcccccttcttcttctttagtttCTTCACTAGAGAGTCCACAGCCTTTTCCGCccacttctcctcctcatccccttGTTTCCAGCCGAGCAGGCGCTTCACTGCCGGGCTGGTGAAGGAGAATAGGGATGTAATGGAGGCAGAGGAGTTCATTATGAGATGGATAAATGGGTGGCGAGATGAGGTGATGGATGCTGTTAAAGGGATAAAAGTTCCCCTGAGGACAGGAGCGAGGAGGCAAATAATAAGAAGCCAGGACAGGAGTAAGGATAAAGGAGGTAGCGTGGTGAGTCTGTGTAAACAGCGGCTGTTTTTGTCGTGTTCCGCTGTTACTTCCAAGCGACACTGGTGGAGGAGCACAAACTCTAAATCCCCTCTCTGTGTTGGCACAAACGGGATCCGGCAGCTCTGGATTTGAAGCCTCCTGCAGGGAAGGTTATTCCTCACACAGTCAGAAATCCAGGTCGAGTTTCAATCATCTGgcaagagaagagagagatagTATTAACTGTTAATTTAGCTTAAACCAGATGCATGGTTGGAGAATAAGTTCAGTTATCAGGTAGAAAAGAGACCTTAGGATTTCATCATGAGGGGACTTTATCCAGAATGAAATCAAAGACTGAGCAAAATCTACTCATATTTAACAATCTGGGCATTAGAGGTGGATTTCTAGAATAAGGAGGCTGTGTCAGCAGGACAATGATACATGCCTGCATCTAACTGATCTCCCCAAGGTTGTTATTTTCTATagagaaaatgaaatgtgtACCAAAAAGAAAGAGCAGGGCAAGATGGCCAAAGCTCATTTCTAGATTCACCAACAATGAGGAATGTCCTTTCTGGCCTCTGTTTCTATGATCATGCCACTGACGCCCAGGAGCCATACTGTCTGGCCAGAACACATCACAGGAcaggagggggagagggagagagggagggaggcagacagacggagagagagagagaggagagagctctCCCTGTTTATTTCTTCTAGTTTTTTAGatggacagaaagagacaaaagtgTTTAGTCTATTCCATGATCACAGAACCTTTTAGTGTGCATCACTCCAGCTGCCCCACCTTGCTGATAAATCAAACTTTTCCCAAAtattcatacagtatgtcagtaAGTATATGATGGTGATCTACTTGTTtcatctcctttagcagagagGTTTGACCCAAATTTTATGTAGCAATGTTGTAAATCACTTTTGCATTGCTCGTTCTGCTCTTTATGCGCGCCTGTTTGT
This portion of the Sebastes umbrosus isolate fSebUmb1 chromosome 17, fSebUmb1.pri, whole genome shotgun sequence genome encodes:
- the smad9 gene encoding mothers against decapentaplegic homolog 9 isoform X1, translated to MNSSASITSLFSFTSPAVKRLLGWKQGDEEEKWAEKAVDSLVKKLKKKKGAMEELERALSCPGQPSKCVTIPRSLDGRLQVSHRKGLPHVIYCRVWRWPDLQSHHELKALECCEFAFGSKQKDICVNPYHYRRVETPVLPPVLVPRHSEFNPQHSLLAKFRNASLHNEPLMPQNATYPDSFPALPCSSFTSSPSSSLVQSPTSQSYPTSPNSSAEPGSPYHITAETPPPPYSMMETSPKDDVKPSNSTETVKLIFSAPHRDLRPVCYEEPEYWCSVAYYELNNRVGETFHASSRSVLVDGFTDPSNNKNRFCLGLLSNVNRNSTIEHTRRHIGKGLHLYYVGGEVYAECLSDSSIFVQSRNCNFQHGFHATTVCKIPSGCSLKIFNNQLFAQLLAQSVNHGFEVVYELTKMCTIRMSFVKGWGAEYHRQDVTSTPCWIEVHLHGPLQWLDKVLTQMGSPHNPISSVS
- the smad9 gene encoding mothers against decapentaplegic homolog 9 isoform X2; this encodes MNSSASITSLFSFTSPAVKRLLGWKQGDEEEKWAEKAVDSLVKKLKKKKGAMEELERALSCPGQPSKCVTIPRSLDGRLQVSHRKGLPHVIYCRVWRWPDLQSHHELKALECCEFAFGSKQKDICVNPYHYRRVETPVLPPVLVPRHSEFNPQHSLLAKFRNASLHNEPLMPQNATYPDSFPALPCSSFTSSPSSSLVQSPTSQSYPTSPNSSAEPGSPYHITETPPPPYSMMETSPKDDVKPSNSTETVKLIFSAPHRDLRPVCYEEPEYWCSVAYYELNNRVGETFHASSRSVLVDGFTDPSNNKNRFCLGLLSNVNRNSTIEHTRRHIGKGLHLYYVGGEVYAECLSDSSIFVQSRNCNFQHGFHATTVCKIPSGCSLKIFNNQLFAQLLAQSVNHGFEVVYELTKMCTIRMSFVKGWGAEYHRQDVTSTPCWIEVHLHGPLQWLDKVLTQMGSPHNPISSVS